The Chryseobacterium shigense genome segment ATCAGGCACTTATAGAATTCAATAAAAAATTTGATAAAGCGGTAACTTCACAAATCACAGTTTCAGAGACAGAAATAAATAATTCTGAGAATGAGATTTCTGAAGATTTAAAAAAAGCTATTAAACAGGCAAAAGAAAATATTTCGAAATTTCATGCTTCCCAGATTGCAGAAACTGAGAAAATTGAAACCGTAAAAGGAGTAACCTGCTGGAGAGAAAACCGTGCAGTAGAAAAAGTAGGAATCTATATTCCGGGAGGAACCGCCCCATTATTTTCAACAGTGCTCATGCTTGCAGTACCGGCAAATCTGGCGGGATGTGAAGAAATTATCCTTTGCACACCACCAGACAGCAATGGAAATATTAACCCGGCAATCCTGTTCACAGCAAAACTTTGTGGTATTACTAAAATCTTCAGGACGGGAGGTGCACAAGCCGTAGCAGCAATGAGTCTGGGAACAGAAAGTATTCCTAAAGTCTATAAAATATTTGGACCCGGTAACCAATATGTTGTTGCAGCAAAAGAATATGCCCAACGTTACGGTGTAGCTATTGATATGCCGGCAGGACCCAGTGAAGTTCTCGTAATTGCAGACAGGCAGGCCGTTCCCGGTTTCTGTGCCGCAGATCTGCTTTCCCAGGCAGAACACGGAAGCGACAGTCAGGTAGTTTTTATAGCGACTGATTTTAAAATTTTTACTGAAACCATTGAAGCCGTTGAAAAACAGGTGAAAAAGCTGCCGAGAAATGAAATGGCCTGTAAAGCTTTAGATCACAGTGTTTTTGTCTTGGTCAATTCAGTAGAGGAAGCTTTGGAATTCAGCAATTTGTATGCTCCGGAACACCTTATTCTCGCGTTGGAAGATTTTGAACAGTATATTCCAATGATTCAGAATGCAGGCTCTGTTTTCTTAGGAAATTATTCCTGTGAAAGTGCCGGAGATTATGCCAGCGGAACCAATCACACGTTACCTACCAATGCTTATGCAAGGAACTATAGCGGTGTTTCCATCGACAGTTTTGTCAAGAAAATCACGTTTCAGTATCTTTCCAAAGAAGGTCTTAAAAAAATAGGAAAAACAATAGAAGTAATGGCAGAAGCAGAAGGTCTTATTGCCCACAAAAATGCAGTATCTATCAGATTAAAATAATATAATGAAAGAATTTAACCTCAATACTTTAGTAAGAAAAAACATACTAACATTACAGCCGTATATCAGTTTCAGGGATAATAATGAGTTCAGTGCCCCGGTTCTTCTGGATGCCAATGAATGTCCGTTCGGGGAATACAACAGATATCCGGATTCAACACAGAAAAATCTTAAAAATAAACTGGCAGAGCTTAAAAGAGTGTCACCCTCACAGATTGCATTAGGAAACGGAAGTGATGAACTGATAGATCTTATTATCAAAATCTTCTGTGAACCAAAAAAAGATGCCATTCTGATAATGAATCCTTCATTTGCCATGTATGCCTTCTATGCGGCAGTGAACGAAAATGAAGTTGTAAAATTAAACCTGGATGAAAACTTTGACATTGTAAAAGATGACTTTTTAAAGATAACCCAGGAACGCGACATCAAAATTTTCTTCCTGTGTTCTCCCAATAACCCAACAGGAAACAGTGTACAGGATATCGAATTTTTTGTTCAAAATTTTGATGGTATTGTTGTCATAGATGAAGCATATATTGAATTTTCAGGTAACAAATCTGGTATAGAATTATTGAACAAATATCCGAATCTGATTGTACTGCAAACATTCTCTAAAGCCTGGGGAACGGCCGGAGCAAGGGTAGGAGCTGCTTATGCTTCCGAAGAAATCATCCGCTTTATTAATACGGTGAAAGCTCCGTATAATGTTAATTCTATAAGCCAAAAACTTATTTTAAAGCTATTGGATGATAAAGATAAACTTAAAGAAAATGTCGGCAGTATTTTACAGGAAAGAGCGTGGCTTGAAGCAGAATTCAAAAATATTGAATGCATCGTAAAAATATTTCCGACGGATGCCAATTTCTTCCTGATTAAAATGAAAAATGTTGACGAAGCGTACAACAGAATGCTTGAAGCAGAAATTCTTACCAGTAAAAGAGCGCCTGCCATTCCGGATTGTATAAGGATCAACGTAGGAAGCCGTGAAGAAAATGAAAAATTAATCAATGTTCTAAAAGGAATAGCATTATGAAGAAAGTATTGTTTATAGACCGCGACGGAACCCTTATCATAGAACCGCCGGAAGATTTTCAGGTAGATTCTCTGGAAAAGCTGGAATTTTACCCGGGAGTTTTTCAGAACCTTTCCAGGATTGCTAAAGAAATGGACTACGAGCTGGTTATGATCACCAACCAGGATGGGTTGGGAACTGACAGCTTTCCGTTTGAGGATTTTATAAAACCACAGGAAAAAATGCTGAAGGCCTTTGAAAATGAAGGAATAATTTTCAGTGATATCCTTATTGACAAAAGTTTTGAACATGAAAACCTTCCCACCAGGAAACCGGGAACAGGAATGCTTTCAAAATACATGTACGGAAGTTATGATCTGGAAAATTCATATGTTATCGGAGATAGGAATACAGATATCCAACTTGCTGAAAATTTGAGATCTAAAGCTATTTTTATTAATGAAAGCTTTAATGAAAAGGCGGCTCTTACTACATCAAACTGGTCTGAGATTTACCGTTTTTTAAAGCAGGAATCAAGAAAAGCAAAAATCCACAGAAAGACCAATGAAACAGAAATAGATATTGAAATAGACCTGAACGGAAAAGGAGCTGCACAAATTTCTACCGGACTTCATTTTTTTGATCACATGCTGGATCAGATTGCAAGACATGGAAACCTGGATCTTAAAATCAAAGTGAATGGAGACCTTAATGTAGATGAGCACCACACGATTGAGGATACGGGAATTGCTTTAGGTGAAGCCTTTTTAAAAGCATTGGGAAATAAAAAAGGTATTGAAAGATATGGTTTTCTCCTTCCAATGGACGATTGCCTGGCCCAGGCTGCCATTGATTTCGGAGGCAGGCCGTGGATCGTTTGGGATGTAGATTTCAAAAGAGAAAAAATCGGTGATGTTCCTACAGAAATGTTTTTTCACTTCTTCAAATCGTTTACGGATTCTTCAAGATCTAACCTGAACATCAAAGCGGAGGGAAACAACGAGCACCACAAGATAGAAGCTGTCTTCAAGGCATTTGCAAAAGCTGTTAAAATGGCAGTGAATCAGTCGGACAACAACTTTAATCTACCATCAACCAAAGGAAGTCTGTAATATGATTGCATTGATAAAATATAACGGAGGAAATGTAAGCTCGGTACAGAATGCTTTGGCACGCCTCAATATTGATTCCATCATTACGGATGATCCGGACTTGATTATAAAAGCTGATAAAGTAATATTTCCGGGTGTGGGGGAAGCTTCCTCAACAATGAAAGTGCTTAAGGAAAAAGGTCTTGATATCCTTATTCCCAGCCTGAAACAGCCTGTTTTGGGAATTTGTCTCGGTATGCAGCTGATGTGCGGAAATAATGAAGAAGGAAATACAAAAGGAATGGAAATCTTTGATACAGACGTTAAACGCTTTCCACCCGGAGAACTTGTTCCCCATATGGGCTGGAACACCATTTCAGAGCTGAAATTCCCGCTTTTTTCAGGGATTGAGGAGAATAGTGATGTTTATTTTGTTCACAGCTATTATTGCGGATTAGCAGAGTCTACGGTATCTGTATGTGATTACATCCTGCCATTCAGTGCCTCATTGCAGAAAGATAATTTTTTTGCAGTACAGTTTCACCCTGAAAAATCAGGAGTGACGGGTAGCAGGATATTAAAAAACTTTATAAAATTGTAAATAATGAAAATTATTCCAGCCATTGATATCATTGACGGAAAATGTGTCCGCCTGTCAAAAGGAGATTATTCCACGAAAAAAATATACAGTGAAGATCCTTTAGAAATTGCCAAAGAATTTGAAAACTTCGGGATTCAGTTCCTGCACCTTGTTGACCTTGACGGGGCAAAATCTAAACATATTGTCAACCAGAAAGTACTGGAAAATATTGCGCGGGGAACTTCTCTTCATATTGATTTTGGAGGCGGATTAAAAACAGGAAATGACATAGAAACAGCCTTTAATTCAGGAGCAAAACAGATCACTTTGGGAAGCATTGCGGTACAGGACCCGGAATTCTGTATTGAAATGCTTCAAAAATATGGCCCAGATAAGATTATTCTGGGCGCTGATTGTGAAAACAGAAAGATCAAAACGTCCGGATGGCTGGAAGAAAGCTCCTTAGATATTATTGATTTTCTTCTTCAGTATCAGGAAAAAGGAATCAGCCAGACCATATGCACGGATATTTCCAAAGACGGAATGCTGGAAGGTCCTTCAACGGAACTGTATCAGGAAATATTAGGTAAAATTTCAGTGAAGCTTACGGCCAGCGGTGGAATTTCCTGTATTGAAGATGTATATAAGATGAAGGAGATCGGATGCTCAGGAACCATTATTGGAAAAGCCATTTATGAAGGAAAAATAAGTTTGCAACAACTTCAGAAATTTATTGAAAATGCTTAAAAAAAGAATCATTCCATGTCTGGATATTAAAGACGGAACAACGGTAAAAGGAATTAATTTTGAAGGCCTCCGGAATGCAGGAGATCCGGTAGAGCTTGCGGTAAAATATGAGAAAGAAGGTGCTGATGAATTGGTTTTCCTTGATATTACAGCAACATTGGAAAACAGGAAAACTTTTGCATCACTTGTAAAAGAAATAGCCAGACAATTAAGCATCCCATTTACGGTAGGCGGCGGAATTTCCTCTGTAGAAGATGTCAGGATACTTCTGGAAGCCGGAGCAGACAAAATCAGTATCAATTCTTCCGCAGTAAAAAATCCACAGCTGATCTATGATCTTTCCAAAGAATTCGGGAGCCAGTGCGTTGTTGTAGCTATTGATACCCGTTTTACAGACGGTTCAGATCTCGTATATGTGAGGGGTGGAAAGCAGGCTACCAGCCTAAATACCGTGGATTGGGCAACACAAGCAGCATCTTTGGGAGCCGGAGAGATTTTGTTGACCTCCATGGATGGTGATGGCACAAAAAACGGCTTTGATCTTCGCATTACCAGGCTGGTTTCAGAAGCTGTATGTATCCCTGTGATTGCTTCAGGAGGCGCAGGAAGTGCAGATGACTTTATTAAAGTATTTAATGAAACAAAAGCAACAGGAGCATTGGCAGCCAGTATTTTCCATTTTAATGAAGTACCAGTTCAGGAATTAAAAAAGCAATTGAAAACTCAAAAAATACCCGTTCGATGAAAATAGATTTTGATAAAAATAACGGACTTGTTCCCGTAATCATACAGGACAGCAGAACACAGCAGGTGCTCATGCTTGGTTATATGGATGAAGAAGCTTTAAAAAAAACAGAAAAAGAAGGAATTGTTACCTTTTTCAGCCGCTCTAAAAACAGGCTTTGGACAAAAGGAGAAGAATCCGGCAATTTTCTGACCGTAAAAAATATAAGCGTAGATTGTGATCAGGATACGATCTTAATACAGGCCGTACCTAAAAATACAGTCTGCCATACCGGGAGCTTCAGCTGTTTCGGTGAAAAGGAAAATAAAGGTTTTATTTATGAACTGGAAGCAAAAATTTCAGAAAGGATTGATAAGAAAACGGAAGGCTCTTATACGTATTCCCTTTATCAGAGAGGAATCAATAAAATGGCCCAGAAAGTGGGAGAGGAAGCCGTAGAACTGGTTATTGAGGCTAAAGACAGCAATGATGATCTTTTCAAAAATGAAGCCGCAGATCTGCTTTACCATTTTCTGATCCTGCTTAAGGCGAAAGGGTTTACCATGGAAGAAATTGAAAAAGTGCTTCTGAGCAGAGATAAATAGATTGGTTGATATAATTTTAAGAGCTTATTGTATTTAACTTAACTACCCCGTCTTTTTGCGGTGCAAAAATCCACCCCATCAGAGAAGGGGAATTTGGGTCGGGATAAGTTGTCATACTTTATAATAACTTAATCGTTCAAAAAATAAAAAGAGGCTGTTTCAAAAAAGAAAGCAGCCTCTTATAATTTTATAAAAATTTATCGGATTATTTCTCGATCAGAATTTTTCTCACTGCCTTCTGGCCATCAGATTGTATAATACCAATATAGGCCCCCGCAGTCAGTTTTGAAACATTAATTGCCGTTTCATTGACCGTTTTAAAAAGAGATTTTCCCGAAAGGTCCGTGATTTCAAAACTGAAATCTTTTTTGGTATTAGCGGGAAGCTCAATATTAATGGTATCTTTAGCCGGGTTAGGGTAAATAGATACAGCTTCAAGAGATTGGTTTGACGCTGCTTCCTTTGTTCCCAGCACGATGGAACTTGTAGAAGTAGCAACGGCAAAATGCTGCAGGGCTCCCACTGTTGCCTTTCCTATTTTGTAAATATAAACAGGGTCTGTATTCGCAAAAGTATCATCAGAAGAATGCGGATAGGTACTTCTTATCCTTTCAAAAAATCCTGTGATTACTTCACCTTTTCTTTCAAACGGGATGTAATCTGTGTCTTCTGCAGGGTCTACAGCGGTTTGAAGAGGAGAGTAGAGCGCTGTACAGTTTCTGAGCTGTTGTGTTACTGCCGCTGAAGCTGCATTATTGGTGGTTGGCCCGGACTGGTCCTGATCACAGTATACCGTATTATTGTTATTGCCCATAACACCGCCTACCTGGTCAAGATTGAATACCAGTTTAATGTCCAGAACCCTCGTCCCGTTCTGATAGGCTACATTATTCACATAATGGGTGCTTCCTCTCAATCCCTGCTCTTCACCGGAAAAATGGATGAACTTAATTGAATATTCTGTAGGGATATTCCTTAAAATTCTTGCCGCTTCCAAAATAATAGAAGTTCCGCTTCCGTTATCGTTAACTCCCGGACCATAAATACTGTCGAAATGTCCACAGATAATTACATATTTGTTAGGATAAACAGTTCCTGTTTTGGTAATAACCAGATTTTTAGAGCTGGTACTTCCGAAGGTAAAAGGATCTTCCACGATCTGGCTGGCAGAATATCCATAGGAAATGTACTTGTTTTTGATCCATGCTAATGCGTCTGCATTTTTAACAGTACCTGTTGTCTTGATGCCAAGATTTGAAAACTGCTGTAAGTTAGTTGTAATATTGGTCTGGGAAACCTGGTTGGCCCTGTCCTGATAAGCCTGGATGAAAGTCTGGGCCTTACTGCTGAATACTGCTGAACAGATAGACAGCATTGTAATTGTCTTTTTCATTTTATTATTTTAAATGTGTGGTGTGTCTATTTTTCAATAATGATTTTTCTTGTAATGCTTGTGCTTTCTGTTTTTACAGTACATAAATAAATTCCATTCTCCAGCTGTGAAACATTAATCTGAGACCTGTTTTTATTCTTCAGTACGGTAAATCCTTTTAAATCTGTGATTTCAACGGTAAAATCCTTTATTGCCGGATCAGGTAGTTCAACATTTAAAATATTTTTGGCCGGATTAGGATAAATTTTTACAGATTCTAATGTCTTCTGAGGTGTTGCTTTAGCTGTAACAGTTGTAGATGCCGTAGCAAAATGCTGCATTGCCCCTGTAGCTGCTTTGGCTACTTTAAATACATAAACAGGATCTATATTGGTAAAAGTATCGTTTACAGTATGTTCGGTATAGCTTCTGGTATATTCGTAAAAACCTGTGATTACATATCCTTTTTGTTCAAAAGGCATATAATCGGAAGAATAGGCATTGGAAATGCTGGTCTGAAGAGGTGAATACAGGGTAGTACATGTTGCCAGCTGCTGGGTAATTGTATTGGAAGACGCATTGTTTCCAGACTGTCCGGAAGTATCTCTTTCACAGATGATCTTACTGTTGGTATTGCCTAACTTACCACCTACCTGATCGAGATTAAAGACCAATTTGATATCCAGCTTTTTTACTCCGCTTTGATAGGCAACATTGTTTGCATAGTGAGAACTTCCGTATAATCCCTGTTCTTCACCGGAAAAATGAATAAATTTAATTGAATATTCAGTAGGAATATCCTTTAAAATTCTGGCAACTTCCAGAATGACCGAAGTTCCGCTGCCGTTATCATTGGTACCGGGCCCTGTAATAGTATCATAATGCCCGCAGATAATAACATATTTATTAGGATAAAGAGTTCCTGTTTTCGTGATGACCAGATTCTTTGAACTTGTACTTCCGAAAGTGAAAGGATCTTCCACAATCTGGCTGACGGAATATCCGTAAGAAGTATACTTGTTTTTGAGCCAGGCTAAAGTGTTGGCATTATTCACAGATCCGGTGGTTTTAATACCTAAATTGGAAAACTCCTGAAGATTAGCAGTAATGTTGGTCTGGGAAATCAGATCGGCCCTGTTTTTATAAGCCTGAACGAGACTTTGGGCACTGACGCTTCCAACCGCTAATGCAGTGCAAACAAATGTGGTAAGTTTTTTCATATTAAATATTTTGGTTTGGTGTGTGTCTATTTTTCAATAAGAATCTTCCTGGTGATGCTGTTTTGATCAGATTTTACAGTTACCATATACATTCCGTTTGAAAGGCCGGAAGTATTCATTTTCTTCTCATTTTCTGCATTTAAAATCAAACGTCCATTCATATCACTGATTTCTACCTCAAAGTTTTTATGGTCTTTTGGCAATTCAATATGAAGAACATCCTGTGCCGGGTTAGGGTAGATCCTGATTGCTTCCAGTGAATTTTCAGCCTGAACATCATCCGTTGCCAAAGTAACGGTTGAAGCTACTGCAAAGTGCTGCAAAGCCCCTAAAGCTGCTTTTCCTACGTTAAAAACATACACAGGGTCCACATTGGCAAAAGTATCATTTACGGTATGCTCATTATAGCTTCTCGTTGTTTCGTAAAATCCTGTAATGATGTCACCCTTATTTTCAAAAGGCATATAATCCGAATTGAAGGCATTCGACATGGTGGTCTGAAGTGGAGAATATAATGTGGTACACGTTGCCAATTGCTGAGTCATTGCCAGTGAAGCTGCATTATTTCCGGTTTGACCGCTCTGATCGCTCTCACATTTGATATTATTGTTCAAGTTTCCTAATTTTCCTCCTACCTGATCGATATTGAAGACCACTTTCAGGTTAAGCTGGCGGACATTATTCTGAAAAACAACATTGTTTACATAGTGTGAACTTCCCAGAAGACCCTGCTCTTCACCGGAGAAATGGATAAATTTGATGGAATATTCTGTAGGAACATTTTTTAAAATTCTTGCCGCTTCCAGCAAAATAGAAGCTCCGCTGCCATTATCACTTACTCCGGGACCAACTATCGTATCATAATGTCCGCAGATAATCACATAGGTATCAGGATATACCGTACCTGTTTTGGTTATAATTAAATTCTTTGTAGAATTACCGTTATAGGTAAACGTATCTTCTGTAATCTGGCTTGCATCATATCCGTAAGACTGATATTTCGCCTTAAGCCAGTTCAGTGCATTTGTATTTTCTATAGAACCTGTAGTTTTTACGCCAAGATTTCCGAAGTCCTGAAGGTTTGTAGTAATATTGGTTTGAGAAACCTTGTTAACCCTTGTTTGATAAGCCTGTATAAAATTCTGACCCTGAAGGCTGTAAGCTGATAAGGAAAGGAGTAAAATAGTCGTTATTTTTTTCACT includes the following:
- the hisD gene encoding histidinol dehydrogenase, with the protein product MKIYRYPERKIWPDLVKRPAIERKEISGLIAEIFEAVEKKGDQALIEFNKKFDKAVTSQITVSETEINNSENEISEDLKKAIKQAKENISKFHASQIAETEKIETVKGVTCWRENRAVEKVGIYIPGGTAPLFSTVLMLAVPANLAGCEEIILCTPPDSNGNINPAILFTAKLCGITKIFRTGGAQAVAAMSLGTESIPKVYKIFGPGNQYVVAAKEYAQRYGVAIDMPAGPSEVLVIADRQAVPGFCAADLLSQAEHGSDSQVVFIATDFKIFTETIEAVEKQVKKLPRNEMACKALDHSVFVLVNSVEEALEFSNLYAPEHLILALEDFEQYIPMIQNAGSVFLGNYSCESAGDYASGTNHTLPTNAYARNYSGVSIDSFVKKITFQYLSKEGLKKIGKTIEVMAEAEGLIAHKNAVSIRLK
- the hisC gene encoding histidinol-phosphate transaminase, with product MKEFNLNTLVRKNILTLQPYISFRDNNEFSAPVLLDANECPFGEYNRYPDSTQKNLKNKLAELKRVSPSQIALGNGSDELIDLIIKIFCEPKKDAILIMNPSFAMYAFYAAVNENEVVKLNLDENFDIVKDDFLKITQERDIKIFFLCSPNNPTGNSVQDIEFFVQNFDGIVVIDEAYIEFSGNKSGIELLNKYPNLIVLQTFSKAWGTAGARVGAAYASEEIIRFINTVKAPYNVNSISQKLILKLLDDKDKLKENVGSILQERAWLEAEFKNIECIVKIFPTDANFFLIKMKNVDEAYNRMLEAEILTSKRAPAIPDCIRINVGSREENEKLINVLKGIAL
- the hisB gene encoding bifunctional histidinol-phosphatase/imidazoleglycerol-phosphate dehydratase HisB codes for the protein MKKVLFIDRDGTLIIEPPEDFQVDSLEKLEFYPGVFQNLSRIAKEMDYELVMITNQDGLGTDSFPFEDFIKPQEKMLKAFENEGIIFSDILIDKSFEHENLPTRKPGTGMLSKYMYGSYDLENSYVIGDRNTDIQLAENLRSKAIFINESFNEKAALTTSNWSEIYRFLKQESRKAKIHRKTNETEIDIEIDLNGKGAAQISTGLHFFDHMLDQIARHGNLDLKIKVNGDLNVDEHHTIEDTGIALGEAFLKALGNKKGIERYGFLLPMDDCLAQAAIDFGGRPWIVWDVDFKREKIGDVPTEMFFHFFKSFTDSSRSNLNIKAEGNNEHHKIEAVFKAFAKAVKMAVNQSDNNFNLPSTKGSL
- the hisH gene encoding imidazole glycerol phosphate synthase subunit HisH, which gives rise to MIALIKYNGGNVSSVQNALARLNIDSIITDDPDLIIKADKVIFPGVGEASSTMKVLKEKGLDILIPSLKQPVLGICLGMQLMCGNNEEGNTKGMEIFDTDVKRFPPGELVPHMGWNTISELKFPLFSGIEENSDVYFVHSYYCGLAESTVSVCDYILPFSASLQKDNFFAVQFHPEKSGVTGSRILKNFIKL
- the hisA gene encoding 1-(5-phosphoribosyl)-5-[(5-phosphoribosylamino)methylideneamino]imidazole-4-carboxamide isomerase, with product MKIIPAIDIIDGKCVRLSKGDYSTKKIYSEDPLEIAKEFENFGIQFLHLVDLDGAKSKHIVNQKVLENIARGTSLHIDFGGGLKTGNDIETAFNSGAKQITLGSIAVQDPEFCIEMLQKYGPDKIILGADCENRKIKTSGWLEESSLDIIDFLLQYQEKGISQTICTDISKDGMLEGPSTELYQEILGKISVKLTASGGISCIEDVYKMKEIGCSGTIIGKAIYEGKISLQQLQKFIENA
- the hisF gene encoding imidazole glycerol phosphate synthase subunit HisF, coding for MLKKRIIPCLDIKDGTTVKGINFEGLRNAGDPVELAVKYEKEGADELVFLDITATLENRKTFASLVKEIARQLSIPFTVGGGISSVEDVRILLEAGADKISINSSAVKNPQLIYDLSKEFGSQCVVVAIDTRFTDGSDLVYVRGGKQATSLNTVDWATQAASLGAGEILLTSMDGDGTKNGFDLRITRLVSEAVCIPVIASGGAGSADDFIKVFNETKATGALAASIFHFNEVPVQELKKQLKTQKIPVR
- the hisIE gene encoding bifunctional phosphoribosyl-AMP cyclohydrolase/phosphoribosyl-ATP diphosphatase HisIE, which encodes MKIDFDKNNGLVPVIIQDSRTQQVLMLGYMDEEALKKTEKEGIVTFFSRSKNRLWTKGEESGNFLTVKNISVDCDQDTILIQAVPKNTVCHTGSFSCFGEKENKGFIYELEAKISERIDKKTEGSYTYSLYQRGINKMAQKVGEEAVELVIEAKDSNDDLFKNEAADLLYHFLILLKAKGFTMEEIEKVLLSRDK
- a CDS encoding M28 family peptidase; this encodes MKKTITMLSICSAVFSSKAQTFIQAYQDRANQVSQTNITTNLQQFSNLGIKTTGTVKNADALAWIKNKYISYGYSASQIVEDPFTFGSTSSKNLVITKTGTVYPNKYVIICGHFDSIYGPGVNDNGSGTSIILEAARILRNIPTEYSIKFIHFSGEEQGLRGSTHYVNNVAYQNGTRVLDIKLVFNLDQVGGVMGNNNNTVYCDQDQSGPTTNNAASAAVTQQLRNCTALYSPLQTAVDPAEDTDYIPFERKGEVITGFFERIRSTYPHSSDDTFANTDPVYIYKIGKATVGALQHFAVATSTSSIVLGTKEAASNQSLEAVSIYPNPAKDTINIELPANTKKDFSFEITDLSGKSLFKTVNETAINVSKLTAGAYIGIIQSDGQKAVRKILIEK
- a CDS encoding M28 family peptidase, whose translation is MKKLTTFVCTALAVGSVSAQSLVQAYKNRADLISQTNITANLQEFSNLGIKTTGSVNNANTLAWLKNKYTSYGYSVSQIVEDPFTFGSTSSKNLVITKTGTLYPNKYVIICGHYDTITGPGTNDNGSGTSVILEVARILKDIPTEYSIKFIHFSGEEQGLYGSSHYANNVAYQSGVKKLDIKLVFNLDQVGGKLGNTNSKIICERDTSGQSGNNASSNTITQQLATCTTLYSPLQTSISNAYSSDYMPFEQKGYVITGFYEYTRSYTEHTVNDTFTNIDPVYVFKVAKAATGAMQHFATASTTVTAKATPQKTLESVKIYPNPAKNILNVELPDPAIKDFTVEITDLKGFTVLKNKNRSQINVSQLENGIYLCTVKTESTSITRKIIIEK
- a CDS encoding M28 family peptidase produces the protein MKKITTILLLSLSAYSLQGQNFIQAYQTRVNKVSQTNITTNLQDFGNLGVKTTGSIENTNALNWLKAKYQSYGYDASQITEDTFTYNGNSTKNLIITKTGTVYPDTYVIICGHYDTIVGPGVSDNGSGASILLEAARILKNVPTEYSIKFIHFSGEEQGLLGSSHYVNNVVFQNNVRQLNLKVVFNIDQVGGKLGNLNNNIKCESDQSGQTGNNAASLAMTQQLATCTTLYSPLQTTMSNAFNSDYMPFENKGDIITGFYETTRSYNEHTVNDTFANVDPVYVFNVGKAALGALQHFAVASTVTLATDDVQAENSLEAIRIYPNPAQDVLHIELPKDHKNFEVEISDMNGRLILNAENEKKMNTSGLSNGMYMVTVKSDQNSITRKILIEK